A DNA window from Streptococcus parapneumoniae contains the following coding sequences:
- a CDS encoding HNH endonuclease, with protein sequence MKRKIYVALSIFFGMGTIGFIFDSKKIIDQLGFQQFISQIIFSSVFTFLFYWLYIKDSKKAIAVNSNRDTINKPIDEIYSSTSSIEIPISVIEEERNKIKLNKFKRKNNEIIKFIVAFFIPWIGWIYLIYRLVRYNMKKHYFLSDEFIRNKIQIDSFVTEYNEIAKYVEKFDEVSLQSISFDKYKYAHVAKGQNTSLYNIQRDRNVIDYQSKYVYNASLQVVRNAELEPFKYLCKYFDFKPNEENLQRIQEIGEQVSRFLNAKENLDNRLARILNSLNPPQFILKYYKEEFLYYINIEVPQINFNFPTYTFQYVSAGGNSSQVTSITLNEEIIELLITYMDEQVKYKKSAKAQRALMTKKLREYVKERDCYTCQYCGASTAQQDLLLLEVDHIIPVSKGGMSTESNLQTLCWKCNRTKSDKVL encoded by the coding sequence ATGAAAAGAAAAATTTATGTTGCTTTAAGTATATTTTTTGGTATGGGAACAATTGGATTTATATTTGATTCCAAAAAAATTATTGACCAACTAGGCTTCCAACAATTTATATCTCAAATTATTTTTAGTTCCGTATTTACTTTCCTTTTCTATTGGTTGTATATTAAAGATAGTAAAAAAGCTATAGCTGTTAATAGTAACAGAGATACAATAAATAAACCGATAGATGAAATATACTCATCGACCTCATCGATTGAAATACCAATAAGTGTAATAGAAGAAGAGCGCAATAAAATAAAATTAAATAAATTCAAAAGAAAAAATAATGAAATTATCAAGTTTATTGTTGCATTCTTTATTCCTTGGATTGGTTGGATTTATTTAATTTATAGGCTTGTTCGTTATAATATGAAAAAACATTACTTTTTAAGTGATGAATTTATTCGGAATAAAATACAAATCGATTCTTTTGTTACAGAATATAATGAAATAGCTAAATATGTTGAGAAGTTTGATGAGGTAAGCTTACAATCTATAAGTTTTGATAAATATAAGTATGCTCATGTAGCTAAAGGACAAAATACAAGTTTGTATAATATTCAACGTGATAGGAACGTTATTGATTATCAATCTAAATATGTTTATAATGCTTCACTACAAGTTGTTAGAAATGCAGAGTTAGAACCTTTTAAGTATTTATGTAAGTATTTTGATTTTAAGCCTAACGAAGAAAATCTACAGCGTATTCAAGAAATTGGTGAACAAGTATCACGATTTCTTAATGCTAAAGAGAATCTTGATAATAGATTGGCAAGAATTTTAAATAGTTTAAATCCTCCACAGTTTATTTTAAAGTATTATAAAGAAGAATTTTTATATTATATAAACATTGAAGTTCCCCAAATTAATTTTAATTTTCCTACCTATACTTTTCAATATGTTAGTGCAGGTGGTAATTCTAGTCAAGTTACTTCAATTACACTAAATGAGGAAATAATTGAATTATTAATTACTTATATGGATGAGCAAGTTAAGTATAAGAAAAGTGCTAAAGCTCAACGTGCATTAATGACTAAAAAATTACGTGAGTATGTCAAAGAAAGGGACTGTTATACTTGCCAATATTGCGGAGCATCTACTGCTCAACAAGATTTATTATTGCTAGAAGTGGACCATATTATTCCAGTTTCAAAGGGTGGAATGTCTACGGAAAGTAATTTACAAACATTATGTTGGAAATGTAATAGAACAAAATCAGATAAAGTTCTATAG
- a CDS encoding alpha-amylase: MQNQTLMQYFEWYLPHDGQHWTRLAEDAPHLADLGISHVWMPPAFKATNEKDVGYGVYDLFDLGEFNQKGTVRTKYGFKEDYLQAIQTLKAQGIQPMADVVLNHKAAADHREAFQVIEVDPVDRTVELGEPFTINGWTSFTFDGRQDTYNDFHWHWYHFTGTDYDAKRRKSGIYLIQGDNKGWANEELVDNENGNYDYLMYADLDFKHPKVIQNIYDWADWFMETTGVAGFRLDAVKHIDSFFMRNFIRDMKEKYGEDFYVFGEFWNPDKEANLDYLEKTEERFDLVDVRLHQNLFDASRAGSNYDLRGIFTDSLVELKPDKAVTFVDNHDTQRGQALESTVEEWFKPAAYALILLRQNGLPCVFYGDYYGISGQYAQEDFKEVLDRLLTIRKDLAYGEQTDYFDDPNCIGWVRSGDENQSPIAVLISNDQENSKSMFVGQEWANQTFIDLLGNHQGQVTIDEEGYGQFPVSAASVSVWAANTI; the protein is encoded by the coding sequence ATGCAAAATCAAACACTCATGCAATACTTTGAATGGTATCTGCCCCACGACGGTCAGCACTGGACGCGTCTGGCTGAAGATGCTCCACACCTAGCTGATCTCGGTATCAGTCATGTCTGGATGCCACCAGCTTTCAAAGCCACCAATGAAAAAGATGTAGGTTATGGGGTCTATGACTTATTCGACCTAGGCGAGTTTAACCAAAAAGGTACTGTCCGCACCAAGTATGGTTTTAAAGAAGACTATCTTCAAGCCATTCAAACTCTAAAAGCACAGGGAATCCAGCCTATGGCCGATGTGGTACTCAACCACAAGGCTGCAGCCGATCACAGGGAAGCCTTTCAGGTCATCGAAGTGGACCCTGTAGACCGTACAGTTGAACTCGGAGAACCCTTCACCATCAATGGCTGGACTAGCTTTACCTTCGATGGTCGCCAAGATACTTACAATGACTTCCACTGGCACTGGTACCACTTCACAGGTACAGACTACGATGCAAAACGCCGTAAGTCTGGCATTTATCTGATCCAAGGAGACAACAAGGGTTGGGCCAACGAGGAATTGGTTGATAATGAAAACGGAAACTACGACTACCTCATGTATGCCGACCTAGACTTTAAGCATCCTAAAGTCATCCAAAATATCTATGACTGGGCTGATTGGTTCATGGAAACGACTGGTGTAGCTGGTTTCCGCTTGGATGCCGTCAAGCACATCGACTCTTTCTTCATGCGCAATTTCATCCGCGATATGAAGGAAAAATACGGTGAGGATTTCTATGTTTTTGGTGAATTTTGGAATCCCGATAAGGAAGCCAATCTAGATTATCTTGAAAAAACAGAAGAACGCTTTGACCTTGTCGATGTTCGTCTCCACCAGAATCTCTTTGATGCTAGCCGAGCTGGTTCCAACTACGACCTTCGTGGTATTTTTACAGATAGCTTGGTTGAACTCAAGCCCGACAAGGCTGTAACCTTTGTCGACAACCATGATACCCAACGAGGACAGGCTCTTGAGTCTACTGTTGAAGAATGGTTCAAACCAGCAGCCTATGCCCTCATTCTATTACGCCAAAATGGCCTTCCATGTGTCTTTTACGGAGACTACTATGGGATTTCAGGGCAATATGCTCAAGAAGATTTCAAAGAAGTCCTTGACCGCCTCCTAACCATCCGAAAAGATTTGGCCTACGGAGAGCAAACAGACTACTTTGATGATCCTAACTGTATCGGTTGGGTACGTTCAGGTGATGAAAATCAATCCCCAATCGCAGTCCTTATCTCAAATGACCAAGAAAACAGCAAGTCTATGTTTGTCGGCCAAGAATGGGCTAACCAAACTTTCATAGACTTACTTGGAAACCACCAAGGTCAAGTTACAATTGATGAGGAAGGTTATGGACAATTCCCTGTCTCAGCTGCTTCGGTAAGTGTCTGGGCAGCCAATACTATTTAA
- a CDS encoding ABC transporter ATP-binding protein — protein MIEFQNVSKLYGDKEALNNLNLQIKNGEIMGLIGHNGAGKSTTIKSLVSIISPSSGHILVDGQELSENRLAIKRKIGYVADSPDLFLRLTANEFWELLASSYDLTSSDLEANLARLLNVFDFAENRYQVIETLSHGMRQKVFVIGALLSDPDIWVLDEPLTGLDPQAAFDLKQMMKEHAQKGKTVLFSTHVLEVAEQVCDRIAILKKGHLIYCGKVEDLRKDHPDQSLESIYLSLAGRKEEVSDASQGH, from the coding sequence ATGATTGAATTTCAAAATGTTAGTAAGTTGTATGGTGATAAAGAGGCCTTGAACAATCTCAATTTGCAGATTAAAAATGGGGAGATTATGGGCTTGATTGGCCATAATGGTGCTGGGAAATCGACCACTATAAAATCCCTAGTCAGTATCATTTCGCCCAGCAGTGGTCATATTTTAGTAGACGGTCAGGAGTTATCGGAAAATCGCTTGGCTATTAAACGAAAGATTGGCTACGTAGCAGACTCGCCTGACTTATTTTTACGCTTAACGGCCAATGAATTTTGGGAATTACTTGCTTCATCCTATGATCTGACTAGCTCTGACTTGGAGGCTAATCTAGCTAGGCTATTGAACGTTTTTGATTTTGCTGAAAATCGCTATCAGGTTATTGAAACCCTTTCTCACGGAATGCGTCAAAAAGTCTTTGTCATTGGGGCACTCTTGTCTGATCCTGATATTTGGGTCTTGGACGAACCCTTGACAGGTTTGGATCCCCAGGCTGCCTTTGATTTGAAGCAAATGATGAAGGAACATGCACAAAAAGGCAAGACGGTCTTGTTTTCAACTCATGTCCTAGAGGTAGCTGAGCAAGTCTGTGATCGGATTGCCATTTTGAAAAAGGGGCATTTGATTTATTGTGGTAAGGTAGAGGACTTGAGAAAAGACCACCCAGACCAGTCTTTGGAAAGTATCTATCTTAGCCTTGCCGGTAGAAAAGAGGAGGTTTCAGATGCGTCTCAAGGTCATTAA